Proteins from a genomic interval of Anatilimnocola floriformis:
- a CDS encoding sulfite exporter TauE/SafE family protein, which yields MPDISQCIWLCLAAAVAGGVNALAGGGTLLTFPALIAAMRALGYEEDLAAVLANGTSTVALAPASFSSAWAYRQDLMKEWKWLKLLIGPSIVGGVLGTWLVTSTNPKYFGALVPWLIFGASLLFALQPLLTKKKAIEKADLPQPVPEHSLGKLMAIVLFQFMVAIYGGYFGAGIGILMLSALSLIGLSNMHEMNAIKTVLAGCINCMSVLVFTYKQKIHWPIAAMMMASAIAGGYLAAAFGRKVKPIYIRWLVIVIGFTLSAWYFYQRFTAK from the coding sequence GTGCCTGACATTTCTCAATGCATCTGGCTCTGCCTGGCCGCGGCGGTGGCGGGGGGCGTGAATGCGCTGGCTGGCGGCGGCACGTTGTTGACGTTTCCCGCGCTCATCGCGGCGATGCGAGCGCTTGGCTACGAAGAAGATCTGGCTGCCGTGCTCGCCAATGGGACGAGCACCGTCGCGCTCGCTCCAGCGTCGTTCAGCAGTGCCTGGGCATATCGCCAGGACCTGATGAAAGAGTGGAAATGGCTGAAGTTGCTGATCGGCCCGAGCATTGTCGGCGGTGTACTCGGCACGTGGTTGGTGACGAGCACCAACCCGAAATACTTCGGCGCACTGGTCCCTTGGCTGATCTTTGGCGCGTCGCTGCTGTTTGCATTACAGCCGCTGTTGACCAAAAAGAAAGCGATCGAGAAAGCGGACCTGCCGCAACCGGTGCCGGAGCATTCGCTGGGCAAGTTGATGGCCATCGTGCTGTTTCAATTTATGGTGGCCATCTACGGCGGCTACTTCGGCGCGGGGATCGGCATTCTCATGCTCTCGGCGCTGTCGCTCATCGGCTTGTCGAACATGCATGAGATGAACGCCATCAAAACGGTACTCGCCGGCTGCATTAATTGTATGTCGGTGCTGGTGTTTACTTACAAGCAGAAGATCCATTGGCCGATCGCGGCGATGATGATGGCCTCTGCGATTGCGGGAGGTTACCTGGCCGCGGCTTTTGGTCGCAAGGTGAAGCCGATTTACATTCGCTGGCTGGTGATTGTGATCGGCTTCACGCTGTCGGCGTGGTACTTCTACCAGCGATTCACGGCGAAATAG
- a CDS encoding SDR family NAD(P)-dependent oxidoreductase codes for MIDLKGHSALITGSTKGVGRSIAEAFAKAGANLVLHGRQRDENAEEVLQICQETGVQVDFVTGDLAAPTIEAVDTLFDQAIRVQPKLDILVNNAGTYIDLPFLEMDWQTWEQTWRLNVASVYFLTQRFAWRWTQNRVAGRVLMIGSINGRLAEPTHTCYDSTKGAIEAMVKSLCVALAPHDIRVNGLAPGLVRTPLTSVIDRDQRFRRWMELHTPNGQVPHSDVCGGAAVFLCSDAAEHVHGQMLLVDGGMSAWQQPDMPPNWQG; via the coding sequence ATGATCGATCTCAAAGGCCACTCTGCTCTCATCACTGGTTCCACCAAAGGGGTCGGCCGTTCGATTGCCGAAGCGTTTGCCAAGGCCGGCGCGAATCTGGTTTTGCACGGTCGGCAGCGCGATGAAAATGCCGAGGAGGTGCTGCAGATCTGCCAGGAAACCGGCGTGCAGGTCGACTTCGTCACCGGCGATCTCGCGGCGCCGACGATCGAAGCCGTCGACACACTATTCGACCAGGCCATTCGCGTGCAGCCGAAGCTCGACATTCTGGTGAACAACGCCGGCACGTACATCGACCTGCCGTTCCTGGAAATGGATTGGCAAACCTGGGAACAAACCTGGCGACTGAACGTAGCGAGTGTTTATTTTCTGACGCAGCGATTCGCCTGGCGGTGGACGCAGAACCGCGTCGCCGGCCGCGTGCTGATGATCGGCTCGATCAACGGCCGACTCGCTGAGCCGACGCACACTTGCTATGACTCGACGAAGGGCGCCATCGAAGCCATGGTCAAGTCATTGTGCGTGGCCCTCGCGCCGCACGACATTCGCGTGAATGGCCTCGCCCCCGGGCTGGTTCGCACGCCGCTGACCAGCGTGATCGATCGCGACCAACGTTTCCGCCGTTGGATGGAACTGCACACGCCCAACGGCCAGGTGCCGCACAGCGATGTCTGCGGCGGGGCCGCAGTTTTTCTTTGTTCCGATGCCGCCGAACACGTCCACGGTCAAATGTTGCTCGTCGACGGCGGCATGAGCGCCTGGCAACAACCCGACATGCCGCCGAACTGGCAAGGGTGA
- a CDS encoding NADH-quinone oxidoreductase subunit A gives MELKLLPILLFAVAAAGLALVMLFAGSLFGPKRNSAVKRMPYESGMDPIHDAHKKFDVRFHLVAIAFLVFDVELLFLYPWAVASRNDAGLDSAVRAANAAGASLSRGLIFGEAMVFIALLAVGLVYAWRKGVFQWR, from the coding sequence ATGGAACTCAAACTGCTCCCCATTTTGCTGTTTGCCGTCGCGGCGGCGGGCCTCGCGCTCGTCATGCTGTTTGCCGGTTCTCTATTCGGACCGAAGCGAAATTCCGCGGTCAAACGCATGCCGTACGAAAGCGGCATGGATCCGATTCACGACGCACACAAGAAATTTGACGTCCGTTTTCACCTGGTCGCCATCGCGTTCCTAGTGTTCGATGTCGAACTCCTCTTCTTATATCCCTGGGCTGTCGCCAGCCGGAACGATGCAGGCCTTGATTCTGCCGTTCGGGCGGCGAACGCGGCCGGCGCAAGTCTTTCCCGCGGCTTGATTTTCGGCGAAGCCATGGTCTTCATCGCCCTGCTGGCGGTGGGTTTGGTTTATGCCTGGCGGAAAGGGGTTTTCCAATGGCGCTAG
- a CDS encoding NADH-quinone oxidoreductase subunit B, translating to MALEHSPDLPENVVVTKLDELASWCRKNSLWPMPFATACCGIELMATGASKHDLARFGAEVFRFSPRQCDLMIVAGRVAMKMLPVLQRIWQQMHEPKWCISMGACASTGGVFDTYAVVQGIDRFIPVDMYIPGCPPRPEQLIQAIMDLQDKIQREGTIGGAEFETAAAQETKRALQELPMYGQTAYFHPESVVLKK from the coding sequence ATGGCGCTAGAGCATTCGCCCGATCTGCCCGAGAACGTCGTTGTTACCAAGCTCGATGAGCTGGCCAGTTGGTGCCGCAAGAACAGTCTGTGGCCAATGCCGTTTGCCACGGCTTGCTGCGGTATCGAGCTGATGGCCACCGGTGCTAGCAAGCACGACTTGGCCCGTTTCGGCGCCGAAGTCTTTCGCTTTAGCCCGCGGCAATGCGACCTGATGATCGTCGCCGGCCGGGTGGCGATGAAGATGCTCCCCGTTCTGCAGCGAATCTGGCAGCAGATGCACGAACCCAAGTGGTGTATCTCGATGGGTGCGTGCGCCTCGACCGGCGGCGTGTTCGACACCTATGCCGTTGTGCAGGGGATCGATCGCTTCATTCCCGTCGATATGTACATCCCCGGTTGCCCACCGCGGCCCGAACAGCTGATTCAAGCGATCATGGACCTGCAGGACAAGATCCAGCGGGAGGGGACGATCGGCGGCGCTGAGTTCGAAACCGCGGCCGCTCAAGAGACCAAGCGGGCTCTGCAAGAATTGCCCATGTACGGCCAAACGGCGTATTTCCATCCGGAGTCCGTTGTCCTCAAAAAATAG
- a CDS encoding NADH-quinone oxidoreductase subunit C, with amino-acid sequence MPATPETITAMESRFGKEQVTTFRNETRVVVPRADFVSTMRMLKEARSFDLLSEVTCVDYLNYRDASDRFGLVYILTNTITNERLIVRAFLNEPDLKIESMCQFWNGANWLEREVYDMFGIEFVGHPDLRRILMPEEFASFPLRKDYPMQGRGERHNFPVITRNQA; translated from the coding sequence ATGCCAGCCACACCTGAAACAATCACCGCGATGGAAAGCCGCTTCGGCAAGGAGCAGGTGACCACGTTTCGCAACGAAACGCGCGTCGTCGTGCCGCGGGCCGATTTTGTGTCGACGATGCGGATGCTGAAGGAAGCTCGCTCGTTCGATCTGCTGTCGGAAGTGACCTGCGTCGACTACCTGAACTATCGCGACGCAAGCGACCGCTTCGGCTTGGTCTATATCCTGACCAACACGATCACCAACGAACGACTGATCGTGCGGGCCTTTTTGAATGAGCCCGACCTGAAGATCGAGTCGATGTGCCAGTTTTGGAACGGCGCGAATTGGCTCGAGCGCGAAGTGTACGACATGTTCGGCATCGAGTTCGTCGGTCATCCCGACCTGCGCCGCATTCTGATGCCCGAAGAGTTCGCCTCGTTCCCGCTGCGGAAGGATTACCCAATGCAGGGCCGCGGCGAACGGCATAATTTCCCAGTCATCACGAGGAATCAGGCCTAG
- the nuoD gene encoding NADH dehydrogenase (quinone) subunit D gives MSIATENPTAAKQDYLWTLNFGPQHPATHTTLRIVLKLDGERVVDAMPDIGYLHSGFEKLGEHLDYNQYVTITDRMNYISPVANNVAWHCAVEKLLGIEITNRCKYIRVIVAELARISDHLLSTGAMGLDTGAFTFFLYAFYQREVIYDIFETLSGQRFHPSFTRVGGLSQDFTPLVIEKIRKFLKTFPDTLRDMEALLNRNRIYVDRTKGVGVLTKEEATNWSATGPVARASGVTRDLRKDEPYLAYADFDFNVCCAKSGDCFARYYVRLAEMKESLKIIHQALENLPAGPINVGVDERTTLPTKAQVYQTIEGTITHFELVMLNRGFVVPNEEIYSAIESPNGELGFYVAGDGSDVAYRARCRPPSYIHFALFPKLIRGHTLSDVVAVLGSLNIIAAELDR, from the coding sequence ATGTCCATCGCCACCGAAAACCCGACGGCAGCCAAGCAGGACTACCTGTGGACGCTCAACTTCGGCCCGCAGCATCCGGCCACGCACACCACGCTGCGCATCGTGCTGAAGCTCGACGGCGAACGGGTCGTCGATGCGATGCCCGACATCGGCTATCTGCACAGCGGCTTCGAAAAGCTCGGCGAACACCTCGATTACAACCAATACGTCACCATCACCGACCGGATGAATTACATCTCGCCGGTTGCGAATAACGTGGCCTGGCACTGTGCGGTCGAAAAGCTGCTGGGCATCGAGATCACCAATCGCTGCAAATACATTCGCGTGATCGTCGCCGAGTTGGCCCGCATTAGCGATCACTTGCTCAGCACTGGGGCCATGGGGCTCGATACCGGTGCGTTCACGTTTTTTCTGTACGCCTTTTATCAGCGCGAAGTCATCTACGACATTTTCGAAACGCTGAGTGGCCAGCGGTTCCATCCGAGCTTTACTCGCGTCGGCGGCTTGTCGCAGGACTTCACGCCGCTCGTGATCGAAAAGATCCGCAAGTTCCTGAAGACGTTTCCCGATACGCTCCGCGATATGGAAGCGTTGCTGAATCGCAATCGCATCTACGTCGACCGTACCAAAGGCGTGGGCGTGCTCACCAAGGAAGAAGCCACCAACTGGAGCGCGACCGGCCCGGTCGCTCGCGCCAGCGGTGTGACCCGCGACCTCCGCAAGGATGAGCCATATCTGGCTTACGCTGACTTCGATTTCAATGTTTGCTGCGCGAAGTCGGGCGATTGCTTTGCTCGGTACTACGTGCGTCTTGCCGAGATGAAGGAGAGCCTGAAGATCATTCATCAGGCCCTCGAGAATCTGCCGGCTGGGCCGATCAATGTGGGCGTCGATGAGCGGACGACGTTGCCGACGAAGGCGCAGGTTTATCAAACCATCGAAGGGACGATCACGCACTTCGAACTGGTGATGCTCAATCGCGGTTTCGTCGTGCCGAACGAAGAGATTTACAGCGCGATCGAATCGCCGAACGGCGAGCTCGGTTTTTATGTGGCCGGCGATGGGAGCGACGTGGCTTATCGGGCTCGTTGCCGACCGCCGTCGTACATTCACTTCGCGCTGTTCCCGAAGCTCATTCGCGGACACACGCTCTCGGACGTCGTCGCCGTGCTCGGCAGTTTGAACATCATCGCCGCGGAACTCGATCGTTAA
- a CDS encoding NADH-quinone oxidoreductase subunit NuoE family protein encodes MAERILTDEMIAEINEFVSRYPSKQAATVPALHIVNEKLRCVPRQAVVEIAQILELHPSQVQDTLTFYGYFKQDKPGGNCRVWVCRSIACALRGADELLEHMEHKLHVKAGETTADGRISLEYAECLGACEHAPCILAGDDLHKSVSQEQADKLMAGIK; translated from the coding sequence ATGGCAGAACGCATCCTTACCGACGAAATGATCGCCGAGATCAACGAGTTTGTTTCGCGTTATCCGTCGAAGCAAGCCGCGACCGTGCCGGCGCTGCACATCGTCAACGAAAAGCTCCGCTGCGTGCCGCGGCAGGCAGTGGTCGAGATCGCGCAGATCCTCGAGCTCCATCCGTCGCAGGTGCAAGACACGCTCACGTTCTACGGCTACTTCAAGCAAGACAAGCCGGGCGGCAACTGCCGCGTGTGGGTTTGCCGTTCGATCGCTTGTGCTCTGCGCGGCGCCGATGAATTGCTCGAACACATGGAGCACAAGCTGCACGTGAAGGCGGGCGAAACGACGGCGGACGGCCGGATTTCGCTCGAATATGCCGAGTGCCTCGGCGCGTGCGAACATGCCCCGTGCATCCTGGCCGGCGACGATCTGCATAAGAGCGTCTCGCAAGAACAAGCAGACAAGTTGATGGCAGGGATTAAGTAA
- the nuoF gene encoding NADH-quinone oxidoreductase subunit NuoF, whose product MAEFEPVLLANVGKDESWTRRVYEETGGYQAVRKVLGKIAPKDVAETVKASGLRGRGGAGFPTGLKWTFLPQNHPGPIYFCLNADESEPGTFNNRVLMEDDPHQVLEGMMISCYATNCKTAYYFMRCEYPLAYKRTLNAIKECYAAGYLGKNIFGSDYSLDIFLHRGAGAYICGEETGLIESLEGKRAWPRIKPPFPAVEGAFRKPTVVNNVETAACVKHIFDRGVDWFKSIGVPPDPNNPRDAGSYGPKLYCLSGHINKPGCYEAPLGITVTDLIEKYGGGIWKGRKAKACIPGGISMGILKADEFHCPLDFNGPGKFGCLGLGTAAVVVMDETVQMVDYLMNSARFFSHESCGQCTPCREGTSWATKLLTRIKAGKGRLKDLDLLAEIGDTIGIMPGTTICGLADGAAWPLKNTLKKYRGELEEYIKRTNPDGWANTEPVRALQLLSIH is encoded by the coding sequence ATGGCCGAATTCGAACCAGTCCTGCTCGCCAACGTCGGCAAAGACGAAAGCTGGACCCGTCGTGTCTATGAAGAGACCGGTGGCTACCAAGCCGTGCGCAAAGTCCTCGGCAAGATCGCGCCCAAAGACGTCGCCGAAACGGTGAAGGCCAGCGGTCTTCGTGGCCGCGGCGGCGCGGGTTTTCCGACTGGTCTGAAGTGGACGTTCCTGCCGCAAAATCATCCCGGCCCAATTTATTTTTGCCTCAACGCCGACGAGAGCGAACCGGGCACCTTCAACAACCGCGTGCTGATGGAAGACGATCCGCACCAGGTTCTCGAAGGGATGATGATCAGCTGCTACGCGACGAATTGCAAAACCGCGTACTACTTCATGCGCTGCGAATATCCGCTGGCTTACAAGCGGACGCTAAATGCGATCAAGGAATGCTACGCGGCAGGCTATCTCGGCAAGAACATTTTCGGCAGCGACTATTCGCTCGATATCTTCCTGCATCGCGGGGCCGGCGCTTACATCTGCGGCGAGGAAACCGGCCTGATCGAAAGCCTCGAAGGGAAACGGGCCTGGCCGCGGATCAAACCACCCTTCCCCGCCGTCGAAGGCGCGTTCCGCAAGCCGACCGTCGTGAACAACGTCGAGACTGCGGCCTGCGTGAAGCACATTTTCGATCGCGGCGTCGATTGGTTCAAATCGATCGGTGTGCCGCCCGATCCGAACAACCCGCGCGATGCCGGCAGCTACGGCCCGAAGCTGTATTGCCTCAGCGGTCACATCAACAAGCCCGGCTGCTACGAAGCGCCGCTGGGCATCACGGTGACCGACCTGATCGAAAAATATGGCGGCGGCATTTGGAAGGGTCGCAAAGCCAAGGCTTGCATTCCGGGCGGTATTAGCATGGGCATCCTCAAGGCGGATGAGTTCCACTGCCCGCTCGATTTCAACGGCCCCGGCAAATTCGGCTGCCTCGGTCTCGGCACGGCAGCAGTCGTCGTTATGGACGAGACCGTGCAGATGGTCGATTACCTGATGAACAGCGCCCGCTTCTTCTCGCACGAGAGCTGTGGCCAATGCACGCCGTGCCGCGAAGGAACCAGCTGGGCGACGAAGCTGCTGACCCGCATCAAGGCCGGAAAGGGCCGTTTGAAGGATCTCGACCTGCTTGCCGAAATCGGCGACACGATCGGCATCATGCCGGGGACGACGATCTGCGGTCTGGCCGACGGCGCCGCCTGGCCGCTCAAGAACACGCTCAAGAAGTATCGCGGAGAACTGGAAGAATACATCAAGCGCACGAACCCCGACGGCTGGGCGAACACCGAGCCGGTGCGGGCGTTGCAGTTGCTGAGCATTCATTAA
- a CDS encoding 2Fe-2S iron-sulfur cluster-binding protein, with the protein MPVVIVDGKEVEIGANERLNGIQVARRVGAEVPHYCWHPGLSVVASCRMCLVECGQKDAATGKIAMQPRLVPACQTPAKDGTVFVTNSQKVIDARAMVEEDLLLRHPVDCPICDKAGECSLQDYHFEHGRESRRADIQPFTSRRRDLGDTVTLFVDRCVMCTRCVRFTREISGTSELMVINRGAHEEIDVFRYENGEIHFPLENKLSGNVCDLCPVGALGDKDFLYKQRVWFMKSHDNVCAGCSTGCSIKVEENQDHVYRLKPRENPHINTWWMCDEGRYDWKHVHDPNRLLELRRKSTTSSNGDYSNLDWHLLPAELDKSLKAAGKLGVVLSPHLTVEEAYLLAKYVRGLDPNAVVAMGPIPVEGKDEKFKNGFVIHSEKCPNRRGVEAVAAYFAGKLISWEDFLNDQAASLGGVWISGGYKSAWHTDADAAKLAGVKTLVVHDCFASPLWNAATFQLPGGTFAEREGSYVNYQDRLQSFRWAIRAPAGVKVEGQLFWQLTGGSGLFRAKQVLADVSREIGYFSAAMGDIPEVGVDLKVNQLAAAGQQLAGAAT; encoded by the coding sequence ATGCCAGTCGTCATTGTTGATGGAAAAGAAGTCGAGATCGGCGCGAACGAGCGGCTGAACGGCATTCAGGTCGCTCGGCGGGTCGGCGCGGAAGTGCCGCATTACTGCTGGCATCCGGGCCTGTCTGTCGTTGCCAGTTGCCGCATGTGCCTCGTCGAATGCGGACAAAAAGATGCCGCGACCGGCAAGATCGCGATGCAGCCGCGGCTCGTTCCTGCCTGCCAAACGCCGGCCAAGGACGGCACGGTCTTCGTCACCAACAGCCAAAAGGTGATCGATGCCCGCGCGATGGTCGAAGAGGATTTGCTCCTCCGCCATCCGGTCGATTGCCCCATCTGCGACAAAGCGGGCGAATGCTCGTTGCAGGATTATCACTTCGAACACGGCCGCGAATCGCGTCGCGCCGACATTCAACCTTTCACGAGTCGCCGTCGCGATCTGGGCGACACGGTCACGCTGTTTGTCGATCGTTGCGTGATGTGCACCCGCTGCGTGCGATTCACCCGCGAGATCAGCGGTACCAGCGAATTGATGGTGATCAACCGCGGCGCTCACGAAGAGATCGACGTCTTCCGTTACGAGAACGGCGAGATTCATTTCCCGCTCGAGAATAAGCTATCGGGCAACGTTTGCGACCTCTGCCCCGTCGGCGCGCTCGGCGATAAGGATTTCCTTTACAAGCAACGCGTCTGGTTCATGAAGAGCCACGACAACGTGTGCGCCGGTTGCAGCACTGGTTGCTCGATCAAGGTCGAAGAGAATCAAGATCACGTCTATCGTCTCAAGCCGCGCGAGAATCCGCACATCAACACCTGGTGGATGTGCGACGAAGGTCGGTACGACTGGAAACACGTTCACGATCCGAACCGCTTGCTGGAACTTCGTCGCAAGTCGACGACTAGCAGCAACGGCGATTACTCAAATCTCGATTGGCATCTGCTCCCTGCCGAACTCGATAAGTCGCTGAAGGCTGCGGGCAAGCTCGGCGTTGTTCTGTCGCCGCATTTGACTGTCGAAGAAGCGTACCTCCTCGCGAAGTATGTGCGCGGTCTCGATCCGAATGCCGTTGTCGCGATGGGGCCGATTCCCGTCGAAGGCAAGGACGAGAAATTCAAGAACGGCTTCGTCATTCACAGCGAAAAATGCCCGAACCGCCGTGGCGTGGAAGCGGTCGCTGCGTACTTCGCTGGCAAGTTGATCAGCTGGGAAGACTTTTTGAACGACCAGGCCGCGTCGCTCGGCGGCGTGTGGATCAGCGGCGGTTATAAGAGCGCCTGGCACACCGATGCCGATGCCGCGAAGCTCGCCGGCGTGAAGACGCTCGTCGTACACGACTGCTTTGCTTCGCCACTGTGGAATGCCGCGACCTTCCAATTGCCCGGCGGCACATTCGCCGAGCGCGAAGGTTCGTACGTCAATTATCAAGATCGGCTGCAGTCGTTCCGCTGGGCCATTCGCGCTCCGGCGGGCGTGAAGGTCGAAGGACAACTCTTCTGGCAGCTGACCGGCGGCAGCGGATTGTTCCGCGCCAAGCAAGTGCTGGCCGATGTCTCGCGCGAGATTGGTTATTTCTCGGCGGCGATGGGCGACATTCCCGAGGTGGGTGTCGATTTGAAAGTGAATCAACTGGCTGCCGCAGGGCAGCAATTGGCAGGAGCAGCGACCTAG
- the nuoH gene encoding NADH-quinone oxidoreductase subunit NuoH: MTQLLLETGIKIAIILGGMMTAAAYFVLLERRMAAWVQDRIGPNRVGIPGTKVRLFGLGQPLADGIKFILKENYTPAHVNHALYAIAPVVILTAALTTFVVIPMGSLIPHFKVGVPQVGVVDSGHNVEMIAAPGIDVGLILIFALSSIAVYGVILGGWSSNNKYSFLGGLRSSAQLIAYELPLSLGILGVVLAAGSLDIDTITKAQAVQGWYGILQPLGFIVFLIAAFAEASRLPFDLPEAEQELIGGYHTEYAGMKLLLFLVAEFLHMIAASFLIVQLFLGGWHLPFITGDLDNEKITWFTAALRIGVLQAKIFGVIVFFMLVRWSWPRFRFDQLMSLAWKIMLPLGILNLVAVAVVQEFTKPETLNGKVIAIAVGWIVLVAGWLCMALSNPLVTDNRPRRDLSLAEVDAQI; the protein is encoded by the coding sequence ATGACGCAACTCCTTCTCGAAACCGGAATCAAAATCGCCATCATCCTCGGCGGGATGATGACGGCGGCTGCGTACTTCGTGCTCCTCGAGCGCCGTATGGCCGCTTGGGTGCAGGACCGCATCGGCCCGAACCGCGTCGGCATTCCCGGCACGAAGGTCCGCCTGTTCGGCCTCGGTCAACCGCTGGCTGACGGCATCAAGTTCATCTTGAAAGAGAACTACACGCCGGCTCACGTCAACCACGCGCTCTATGCGATCGCGCCGGTCGTGATCCTGACGGCGGCACTCACGACGTTCGTCGTTATCCCGATGGGGAGCCTGATTCCGCACTTCAAGGTCGGCGTTCCTCAGGTTGGTGTGGTCGATAGCGGCCACAACGTCGAGATGATCGCCGCGCCGGGAATCGACGTCGGCCTGATTTTGATCTTCGCGCTCAGCAGCATTGCCGTTTATGGCGTGATCCTGGGCGGCTGGTCGAGCAACAACAAGTACAGCTTCCTCGGTGGCCTCCGCAGCAGCGCCCAACTCATCGCGTATGAACTGCCGCTGAGCCTCGGCATTCTCGGCGTGGTCCTCGCGGCTGGTTCACTCGATATCGATACGATTACCAAGGCTCAGGCCGTGCAAGGTTGGTATGGCATTCTGCAGCCGCTGGGCTTCATTGTGTTTTTGATCGCCGCCTTTGCCGAAGCCTCGCGTTTGCCGTTCGACTTGCCCGAAGCCGAACAGGAACTGATCGGCGGTTATCACACCGAATATGCCGGCATGAAGCTGCTGCTGTTCCTGGTGGCTGAGTTCCTGCACATGATCGCGGCGTCGTTCCTCATCGTGCAGTTGTTCCTCGGCGGCTGGCACTTGCCGTTTATCACGGGGGATCTCGATAACGAAAAGATCACGTGGTTCACGGCTGCTCTGCGCATTGGCGTGTTGCAAGCCAAGATCTTCGGCGTGATTGTGTTCTTCATGCTCGTCCGCTGGAGCTGGCCGCGGTTCCGCTTCGATCAGCTGATGTCGCTCGCTTGGAAGATCATGCTGCCGCTCGGCATTTTGAATTTGGTCGCCGTCGCCGTCGTGCAAGAGTTCACCAAGCCCGAAACACTGAACGGCAAAGTCATCGCCATCGCCGTCGGCTGGATCGTGCTCGTCGCCGGTTGGTTGTGCATGGCCCTTAGCAACCCACTCGTGACCGACAACCGCCCGCGCCGCGATCTGTCCCTCGCCGAAGTCGACGCCCAGATCTAA
- a CDS encoding NuoI/complex I 23 kDa subunit family protein, translated as MKPDDPNITWIEEPKLGLAGMLYLPLFVQGLTTTFKHMAKSLGGGVVTVSYPDEEPKIGNPLIYRGVHRLNKDEQGRVKCVACFLCATACPAHCIDIIAAESPWPDREKYPQSFVIDELRCIYCGMCEEACPVDAVELTSLYNLTGRSREEMMFDKEKLLSVYDATKDKEPMKSPALGGTAT; from the coding sequence ATGAAACCCGACGACCCGAACATCACGTGGATCGAAGAGCCCAAGCTGGGTTTGGCGGGGATGCTCTATCTACCGCTGTTCGTCCAAGGGCTGACGACGACGTTCAAGCACATGGCGAAGTCGCTCGGCGGCGGCGTGGTCACGGTCAGCTATCCCGACGAAGAACCCAAGATCGGCAACCCGCTCATCTATCGCGGCGTGCATCGCCTCAACAAAGATGAGCAAGGCCGCGTGAAGTGCGTCGCCTGCTTCCTCTGTGCGACGGCATGCCCAGCTCACTGCATCGACATCATCGCGGCCGAAAGCCCTTGGCCGGATCGCGAGAAATACCCGCAGAGCTTTGTCATCGACGAGCTGCGGTGCATTTACTGCGGCATGTGCGAAGAAGCCTGCCCGGTCGATGCGGTGGAACTCACCAGCCTGTACAACCTGACCGGTCGCAGCCGGGAAGAAATGATGTTTGACAAGGAAAAGCTCCTCAGCGTCTATGACGCGACGAAGGACAAAGAGCCGATGAAATCGCCGGCGCTGGGAGGAACCGCCACATGA